Proteins encoded together in one Panthera uncia isolate 11264 chromosome A2, Puncia_PCG_1.0, whole genome shotgun sequence window:
- the IL6 gene encoding interleukin-6, which translates to MSEAHSALEPTRNERELHLPSRTPAMTFLSTSAFSPLAFSLGLLLVVATAFPTPGPLGGDATSNRLPLTSADKMEELIKYILGKISALKKEMCDNYNKCEDSKEALAENNLNLPKLAEKDGCFQSGFNQETCLTRITTGLQEFQIYLKFLQDKYEGDKENAKSVYTNTNVLLQMLKRKGKNQDEVTIPVPTVEVGLQAKLQSQEEWLRHTTIHLTLRRLEDFLQFSLRAVRIM; encoded by the exons ATGTCTGAGGCTCATTCTGCCCTCGAGCCCACCAGGAACGAAAGAGAGCTCCATCTGCCCTCCAGGACTCCAGCCATGACCTTCCTCTCCACAA GCGCCTTCAGTCCACTCGCCTTCTCCCTGGGGCTGCTCCTGGTGGTGGCTACTGCTTTCCCTACCCCGGGACCCCTGGGAGGAGATGCCACCTCAAATAGACTACCACTCACCTCTGCAGACAAAATGGAAGAACTCATTAAGTACATCCTCGGCAAAATCTCTGCACTGAAAAAGGAG ATGTGTGACAACTATAACAAATGTGAGGACAGCAAGGAGGCACTGGCAGAAAACAACCTAAATCTTCCGAAACTGGCAGAAAAAGATGGATGCTTCCAATCTGGGTTCAATCAG GAGACCTGCCTGACAAGAATCACTACTGGTCTTCAGGAGTTTCAGATATACCTGAAATTCCTCCAGGACAAGTATGAGGGTGATAAGGAAAATGCCAAGTCTGTATACACCAATACTAACGTCCTGCTCCAGATGCTGAAGCGTAAG ggAAAGAATCAGGATGAGGTAACCATCCCTGTCCCAACCGTAGAAGTTGGCCTGCAGGCTAAGCTGCAGTCACAGGAAGAGTGGCTGAGGCACACAACAATTCACCTCACCCTGCGAAGGCTGGAGGACTTCCTTCAGTTCAGCCTCAGGGCTGTTCGGATAATGTAA